In a single window of the Zea mays cultivar B73 chromosome 5, Zm-B73-REFERENCE-NAM-5.0, whole genome shotgun sequence genome:
- the LOC103627316 gene encoding uncharacterized protein, with protein MYADIVVTVVLASGVGAGFGATDDVLEYVEHGSRWAEEATQDLVKYYHKGLIAIVFLLIGMVLSVCATVVSTRLRVRAASNDDIADDV; from the exons ATGTACGCCGACATT GTGGTCACCGTGGTGCTGGCCAGCGGCGTGGGCGCGGGCTTCGGCGCCACCGACGACGTCTTGGAGTACGTCGAGCATGGCTCGCGGTGGGCGGAAGAGGCCACGCAAGATCTCGTCAAGTACTACCACAAGGGGCTCATCGCCATCGTCTTCCTCCTCATCGGCATGGTCCTGTCCGTGTGCGCCACTGTCGTCTCCACCAGGCTCCGGGTCAGGGCAGCAAGCAACGAcgacatcgccgacgacgtctga